A genomic stretch from Strongyloides ratti genome assembly S_ratti_ED321, chromosome : 1 includes:
- a CDS encoding Signal recognition particle 14 kDa protein, whose protein sequence is MVLLDNDAFIVRLSDLMMKTRLGGSSVVNLTLKQYDDRKKPISRDPTKALQENKKKLCLFRATIGSKKISTVVEADNVERFHNTYVNVVRGNATSLQKDFTEKRNLAQKKTKRAV, encoded by the exons ATGGTTTTACTTGATAATGATGCTTTTATTGTTAGATTATCTGATTTAATGATGAAAACGAGACTTGGTGGAAGTAGTGTCgtaaatttaactttaaaacaAT aTGATGACAGAAAAAAACCAATATCACGTGATCCAACCAAAGCTTTACaggaaaataaaaaaaaactatgcCTTTTTCGTGCGACAATTGGAAGTAAAAAGATAAGTACAGTTGTTGAAGCTGATAATGTTGAAAGATTTCACAACACTTATGTTAATGTAGTACGTGGTAATGCAACTTCCTTACAAAAAGATTTTACGGAAAAAAGGAATTTAGCACAGAAGAAGACGAAACGTGCGGTATAA
- a CDS encoding Twinkle protein, mitochondrial has product MNLYQSNFNSLFKTIKLTQKSYTSISKLSDVINKDKFQYLDHDFLTTEENDNLTELTYTGSNSLAITNLTPTDIKNDLMVYKIPTKNSKYTNFTTTICTICLSSFSNYIIPEANLTHCYECGAEGTYENFLKQLEVKKNVFEELAKYQNPEIMITDDQLDSDLYDNISFNNFLKEYEENDRKIELIKQSHIEKMNSSKEKNITDKQDFDMIFPSIKEYYTDSNILKIWNESHEIPDDLDYNVNVEFKLFNKFLGIDRLSPSLLKKCNVRMHINGNNELALVYPRYKNLENSSNPIGIKIIRQTNNSKLTKENYPLDENKYSGFFCHHLMKLDEKSVILTTNERDAMAINEAKCVITALSLPKGHKLDYSIIPYLEKYEMIYLWFPKKQQRYAKDLAILLNIERCIIILEENRPIELLRYGRMNDITNIILNILKKPRINSLTSLKELRNDVKMELVDNSEKIKGFSNWIRFDILNDYLGGLRPSELTVVTGGSGYGKTTFICEYAIDLFTQGVRTLICSFEMNEEKIMKWMVVQYASVPLYRKEYHSKIDIWLDRFEKGQPSLMFLKTNTLRNKNITDIFNILKENIIQCGIQHIVIDNLQFLIGLSTLNNHKATSIDKFNLQDQFIGLLRNLATDCGVHVTLVVHPRKMSGDANVELQDVGGSGKVTQEADNVLAIIRKEHPTDPKIVKKFLVILKNRYGGRRTSFEQLEMVYQTSTYTHVIIDHSKIDVYDNNEDI; this is encoded by the exons atgaatctttatcaatcaaattttaatagtttatttaaaaccaTTAAATTGACGCAAAAATCATATACCTCGATATCAAAATTAAGTGATGTcattaataaagataaatttcaATACCTAGATCATGACTTTCTGACAACAGAAGAAAATGATAACTTAACAGAATTGACATATACGGGTAGTAATTCATTGGCAATAACAAATCTAACGCCAACTGATATCAAAAATGATCTAATGGTATACAAAATTCCTACAAAAAATTCT aaatatacaaattttaCAACAACTATCTGTACAATATGCTTATCATCATTTTCTAATTACATTATTCCTGAAGCAAATTTGACTCATTGTTATGAATGTGGAGCAGAAGGAACATatgaaaactttttaaaacag CTTGAAGTGAAAAAGAATGTTTTTGAAGAATTGGCAAAATATCAAAATCCTGAAATCATGATTACAGATGATCAG TTAGATTCTGATTTGTATGATAATAttagttttaataattttttaaaagagtATGAGGAGAATGATAGAAAAATTGAATTAATCAAACAATCCCATATAGAAAAGAT GAATTCAAGtaaggaaaaaaatataactgaTAAACAAGATTTTGATATGATATTTCCAagtataaaagaatattatacggattcaaatattttaaaaatttggaATGAGTCACATGAAATTCCTGATGATCTAGATTATAATGTTAATGTggaatttaaattatttaataaatttttaggtATAGATAGATTATCACCAagtcttttaaaaaaatgtaatgtAAGAATGCACATTAATGGAAATAATGAGTTGGCACTTGTTTATCCACGATATAAAAATCTTGAAAATTCTAGCAATCCTATTggcattaaaattatacgccaaactaataatagtaaattaACTAAAGAAAATTATCCACTAGATGAAAACAAGTATTCCGGttttttttgtcatcatTTAATGAAGTTAGATGAAAAAAGTGTTATTTTAACAACAAATGAAAGAGATGCAATGGCAATAAATGAGGCAAAATGTGTTATAACTGCACTTTCTTTACCAAAAGGCCATAAATTAGATTATTCTATTATACCATATCTAGAAAAATATGAAATGATTTACCTATGGTTTCCTAAAAAACAACAACGTTATGCTAAAGATTTagctattttattaaatatagaaaGATGTATTATAATACTTGAAGAAAATAGGCCTATAGAATTATTAAGATATGGAAGAATGAATGATATcactaatattattttaaatatattaaaaaaaccaAGAATAAATAGTCTTACTTCTTTAAAAGAGTTAAGAAATGATGTTAAAATGGAATTAGTTGATAATagtgaaaaaattaaaggaTTTTCAAATTGGATTCGTTTTGATATACTAAATGATTATCTTGGTGGACTTAGACCTTCAGAATTAACTGTGGTTACTGGTGGAAGTGGATACGGTAAAACAACATTTATATGTGAATATGCAATTGATTTATTTACGCAAGGCGTCCGAACTCTTATATGTAGTTTTGAAATgaatgaagaaaaaattatgaaatgGATGGTAGTACAGTATGCTTCAGTGCCTTTATATAGAAAAGAATATCATTCTAAGATTGATATTTGGTTAGATAGATTTGAAAAAGGTCAACCATCTTTAATGTTTTTGAAAACTAATactttaagaaataaaaatattactgatatttttaatattcttaaagaaaatattattcaatgTGGTATTCAACATATTGTTATAGATAacttacaatttttaattggtttaagtacattaaataatcataaaGCAACAAGtatagataaatttaatttacaaGACCAATTTATAGGTCTTCTTCGTAACCTGGCAACTGACTGTGGAGTTCATGTTACCTTAGTTGTTCATCCACGTAAAATGTCTGGTGATGCAAATGTTGAACTTCAAGATGTTGGTGGTAGTGGTAAAGTAACACAAGAAGCTGATAATGTTTTAGCAATTATTAGAAAAGAACATCCAACAGATccaaaaatagttaaaaaatttttagttattctTAAAAATCGTTATGGAGGAAGGAGGACATCATTTGAACAATTAGAAATGGTATATCAAACTTCAACTTATACACATGTCATAATAGATCATAGTAAAATTGATGTTTATGACAATAATGAAGACATATAA
- a CDS encoding Nicotinic acetylcholine receptor family and Neurotransmitter-gated ion-channel transmembrane domain and Neurotransmitter-gated ion-channel family and Neurotransmitter-gated ion-channel ligand-binding domain and Nicotinic acetylcholine-gated receptor, transmembrane domain-containing protein yields the protein MRDYMFLERPVANHSEAVKVYLKVSLQQLIDVDEKNQIVHINAWLNYRWTDYKLVWDPTEYGNITDIRFPTVKLWKPDALLYNSVDPNFDSTYPTNIVVQNNGECTWIPPGIFKVSCKINIRWFPFDEQRCALKFGSWTYDGFKLDLQPDENGFDVSEYLPNGEWALPLTTVIRNEKRYDCCVEPYLDLTFYLHLRRRTLYYGFNLIMPCLLTTAMSLLGFTLPPDAGEKITLQITVLLSICFFLSILSEMSPATSEAVPLLGIFFSCCMIIVTLSTVFTVYVLNLHYRTSETHEMGVTSRTILLYWLPYLLRMERPGVVLTWECLPPLLPWTKPKKHSESLIRNIKDVETGSSRRNSLDIEHRLHQYITTGKINGMISYGKGTPIKDNTSSSGNSSSQENTRKATLLILQRIYNELKIITKRLVEADRDAAQSNDWKFAAMVVDRLCFYIFSFFIFATCLGIVISAPYIIA from the exons ATGAGAGATTATATGTTTCTGGAGAGGCCTGTTGCCAATCATTCGGAAGCTGTCAAAGTTTATCTCAAAGTTTCTCTTCAACAATTAATTGATGTTGATGAGAAAAATCAAATTGTTCACATTAATGCCTGGttaaattat agATGGACAGATTATAAATTAGTCTGGGATCCCACTGAATATGGTAATATAACAGATATAAGATTTCCTACTGTCAAACTTTGGAAACCAGATgcacttttatataattctGTTGATCCAAATTTTGATTCAACCTATCCTACAAATATTGTTGTTCAAAATAATGGTGAATGTACCTGGATACCACCAggtatttttaaagttagtTGTAAGATAAATATTCGTTGGTTTCCTTTTGATGAACAAAGGTGTGCCTTAAAATTTGGATCATGGACATATGATGGTTTTAAGTTAGATCTTCAACCTGATGAAAATGGTTTTGATGTTTCTGAGTACCTTCCAAATGGTGAATGGGCTTTACCTTTAACTACTGTTAtaagaaatgaaaaaagataTGATTGTTGTGTTGAACCATATCTTGATTTAACCTTTTATCTTCATTTACGTAGAAGAACTTTATATTATg gatttaatttaattatgcCTTGTTTATTAACTACTGCAATGTCTTTATTAGGATTTACATTACCACCAGATGCTGGAGAAAAAATTACCCTTC AAATTACCGTCCTCCTTTCtatttgtttctttttaaGTATTCTTTCTGAAATGTCTCCAGCTACCTCTGAAGCTGTACCTTTAttgggaatatttttttcttgttgTATGATAATTGTTACATTATCAACAGTTTTTACAGTATATGTTCTTAATTTACATTATAGAACTTCTGAAACTCATGAAATGGGTGTAACATCTAGAACAATACTATTATATTGGCTTCCATATTTATTGAGAATGGAAAGGCCAGGAGTTGTTTTGACATGGGAATGTCTACCACCATTATTACCATGGACAAAACCAAAAAAACATAGTGAATctttgataagaaatatcAAAGATGTTGAGACAGGTTCTAGTAGAAGAAACTCTTTAGATATTGAACATCGCCTTCATCAATATATTACAACGGGTAAGATAAATGGAATGATTAGTTATGGAAAAGGTACCCCAATCAAAGATAATACTTCATCATCTGGTAATTCTTCATCACAAGAAAATACCAGAAAAGCAACATTATTGATATTACAAAGAATttataatgaattaaaaattataacaaaaaggCTTGTTGAGGCTGATCGAGATGCAGCACAGTCAAATGATTGGAAATTTGCTGCTATGGTTGTTGATCGtctttgtttttatatattttcattctTTATCTTTGCTACATGTTTGGGAATCGTTATTTCTGCACCATATATTATTgcataa
- a CDS encoding Nicotinic acetylcholine receptor family and Neurotransmitter-gated ion-channel transmembrane domain and Neurotransmitter-gated ion-channel family and Neurotransmitter-gated ion-channel ligand-binding domain and Nicotinic acetylcholine-gated receptor, transmembrane domain-containing protein produces the protein MFLNSIIYFGIFLQIVSVYSSPDEARLHRDIMNGYVVEERPVIDPASPVKVRITVILQQIIDLNEREETLTVNAWLNFLWQDINLRWDPLQYGGVQDLRHPYGTIWHPDIILYNSVDSSIDSTFKVNLISYYDGNITWIPPGIFKISCKFNIYWYPFDEQICFFKFGSWSFHGAQLDLIEGDFDLSEYMLNGEWIIIKSWVKKTVKQYDCCEEKYPDLQFFIHLRRRTLYYAFNLLMPCALVMLLVMLGFTLSPNTCEKVGLQISASLAVTIFLTMLSEVTPQTSEAVPLLGVFFETCLIICIFATSFTVYVQSLHFRNQDSHKRMGFWMRYILLEWMPYLLFIKHPRRENNIKTLKKTWAERKKYETDIRTAFVYNDDTCRVMTTLGTVLEENFDHVIMNIKQISNEEDQQLVHQLKTLDHIYKHVKIIRQNNDDEVEGSRIRYEWQFAAMIVDRLGLIICTIVTLGTTLTILLRAPYLFA, from the exons atgttcctaaatagtataatttattttggtatttttttacaaattgtTTCTGTTTATTCTTCACCCGATGAAGCAAGACTTCATCGAGATATTATGAATGGATATGTGGTGGAGGAGAGACCTGTAATAGATCCAGCATCTCCTGTCAAAGTTAGAATAACTGTTATCTTACAACAAATAATTGATTTA AATGAAAGAGAGGAAACATTAACTGTTAATGCTTGGTTAAATTTCCTCTGGCAGGATATTAATCTTCGTTGGGATCCATTACAATACGGTGGTGTTCAGGATCTTAGACATCCATATGGTACAATATGGCATCCTGATATCATACTATATAATTCTGTTGACTCTTCTATTGATTCAACTTTTAAAGTTAATCTTATTTCATATTATGATGGTAATATAACATGGATACCACCtggaatatttaaaatttcatgtaaatttaatatttattggtATCCTTTTGATGAACagatatgtttttttaaatttggaTCATGGAGTTTTCATGGTGCACAACTTGATCTTATTGAGGGTGATTTTGATTTATCTGAATATATGTTAAATGGTGAATggattattattaaaagttggGTTAAAAAAACTGTTAAACAATATGATTGTTGTGAAGAAAAATATCCAGatcttcaattttttatacatctTAGAAGAAGAACATTATATTATGCTTTTAATCTTCTAATGCCATGTGCATTAGTTATGCTTCTTGTTATGTTAGGATTTACTTTATCACCAAATACCTGTGAAAAAGTTGGTCTACAAATATCAGCATCTTTAGCtgtaactatttttttaacaatgcTTTCTGAAGTAACACCACAAACATCTGAAGCTGTACCATTATTAGGTGTCTTTTTTGAAACATGTTtaattatatgtatttttgCTACCTCATTTACTGTTTATGTACAATCATTACATTTTCGTAATCAAGATTCACACAAAAGAATGGGTTTTTGGATGAGATATATTCTTTTAGAATGGATGccttatttactttttattaaacatccACGAagagaaaataatataaaaacattgaAAAAAACATGGGCAGAAAGAAAGAAATATGAAACTGATATAAGAACAGCATTTGTATAT aatGATGATACATGTCGAGTGATGACAACATTAGGGACAGTATTAGAAGAAAATTTTGATCATGTAATAATGAATATCAAACAAATTTCAAATGAAGAAGATCAACAATTGGTACatcaattaaaaacattagatcatatatataaacatgtaaag aTCATTCGTCAAAATAATGATGATGAAGTAGAAGGATCGAGGATACGTTATGAATGGCAGTTTGCAGCAATGATTGTGGATAGATTAGGTTTAATCATTTGCACAATCGTCACTTTAGGAACAACTTTAACAATACTCCTACGGGCACCTTATCTTTTTGCTTAA
- a CDS encoding von Willebrand factor, type A domain-containing protein, translated as MDKKKVFTYFLVGFSLVVLIIGTALIIIGSLALNDSKNCSKNSDNLSSTKHNILASTVPSTMAKSTPSSDIISTYFIRVNMSLENLNNFYSKYNIESQGQEVISKVNKALSSSSKPDILSVLSIDNDCKSEFTNSYNIILILSYLSNAPSLENLRNLLSKNNINVLEIKNLVNNYIPNTNKDGTCYSFCDATCSNSKPTSPTISTKTIPLNITNVTISNHNITTTASSNPVTIPSCSNIIAVDSSSILLNSQYYQMELGLIQNFSRVITEFDNLLLVSYSNETQIVQPFGSMKNANDFTNSISSITQKPGSQLSVLLSTLLNYLENRKTETINTVIMVTKYIPTEINKSIPLVKKLKAMGQISFIILGTGAKEEELQPLNPTNIIVYDFATCDEDKFDNKFKSFINCPFEPYFYNKLDGSQVYPCKSAIAFSVDGSLALEKEKFEAEINGLTSDDVITNEWNNFERISLVKYYTSADIIVNFNSVNTKEEFFRIVRTVQQTGDRVNLANLLAALESGFVFYPQNEVQNHFIFLSSNITTKDIQISIPYATNVKNKGSLNFIVFGKDLIPALNYLTSNDRILYWDYTTTEANESLKNFITNRITCS; from the exons atggataaaaaaaaagtttttaccTACTTTTTAGTAGGTTTTTCTTTAGTAGTATTAATAATAGGAACAgctttaataattattggtAGTTTAGCATTAAATGATAGTAAAAATTGCTCAAAAAATAGTGATAATCTTTCTTCTACAAAACATAATATATTGGCATCAACAGTTCCAAGTACCATGGCAAAATCTACACCTTCTTCAGATATAATAAGTACTTATTTCATTAGAGTTAATATGAGtctagaaaatttaaataatttctactctaaatataatattgaaagCCAAGGTCAAGAAGTAATTTCAAAG gtTAATAAGGCATTGTCTTCCTCAAGTAAACCAGATATCTTAAGTGTTCTAAGCATTGATAATGATTGTAAGAGTGAATTTACAAAtagttataatataatattaatattatcatatctCAGTAATGCTCCATCTTTGGAAAATTTGAGGAAccttttatcaaaaaataatattaacgTTCTTGAAATCAAAAATCTAGTGAATAATTATATCCCAAATACTAATAAAGATGGTACATGTTATTCATTTTGTGATGCAACTTGTTCTAATTCTAAACCAACCTCTCCAACTATTTCAACAAAAACTATtcctttaaatataacaaacGTAACTATTTCTAATCATAATATTACAACTACAGCAAGTAGCAATCCGGTAACAATACCTTCTTGTTCCAATATAATTGCTGTTGATTCAAGTTCAATACTTCTAAATTcacaatattatcaaatgGAACTTGGattaattcaaaatttttcacGTGTAATAACagaatttgataatttattattagtatCCTATAGTAATGAAACACAAATAGTTCAACCTTTTGGTAGTATGAAAAATGCAAACGATTTTACTAATTCTATTAGTAGTATTACACAAAAACCAGGTTCACAGTTAAGTGTTCTCTTATCAACATTACTAAACTATCTAGAAAATCGAAAAACTGAAACAATTAATACAGTTATTATggtaacaaaatatattcctaccgaaataaataaatctattccattggtaaaaaaattaaaagcaATGGGACAAAttagttttataattttggGAACAGGTGCCAAGGAAGAAGAGTTACAACCACTCAATCCAACAAACATTATTGTTTATGATTTTGCCACTTGTGATGAAGATAAATTtgacaataaatttaaaagttttatcaaTTGTCCCTTTGAaccatatttttataataaattagatGGATCACAGGTATATCCATGTAAAAGTGCTATAGCATTTTCTGTAGATGGTTCATTGGCactagaaaaagaaaaatttgaaGCAGAAATAAATGGATTGACAAGTGACGATGTTATAACAAATGAATGGaataattttgaaagaaTATCATTGGTAAAATATTACACATCAGCAGatataattgttaattttaattctgTTAATACAAAAGAAGAATTCTTTAGAATAGTTAGAACAGTACAACAAACTGGGGACAGAGTAAACTTAGCTAATTTATTAGCTGCACTAGAGAGTGGTTTTGTATTTTACCCCCAAAATGAAGTacaaaatcattttatatttctttctaGTAATATAACAACTAAGGATATTCAAATTTCAATTCCATATGCTacaaatgtaaaaaataaaggcagtttaaattttatagtttttgGAAAAGATTTAATACCAGCATTAAATTATCTAACAAGTAACGATAGAATATTATATTGGGATTATACAACAACAGAAGCCAAcgaatcattaaaaaatttcattacaAATAGGATTACTTGTAGTTGA
- a CDS encoding Hsp90 co-chaperone Cdc37 codes for MPIDYSKWGKIEVSDDEDDTHPNIDTPSLFRWRHQARLERMAEQEKQKKDLENEKKDINVHITELKAKLEDTTLDDTQKDEYQKKLDTFLKQLNDFKDKEKKFEEMLSKQPWNVDTISTEKFSKSRINKKNEDSYKPKTPEDAYENMQSVLTKHKKEIEMYKKCNGISEVSNCLRTYPEIVCEEVANYLTLEALNHAIMEEEPDLVRVATNVQYMQYIIQLAGELKIPPNTYVMVNRFFDKVMQTNEVFKRDHAIQLDEFLNKLRHRGKVKRDEALQEIEAEEKAERIKNSPKGIDPLEVLESLPEEMRVCFEERDIEKLQQVATTMDPEVFKHHFQRCKDSGLWVANEDESNEDCEQGDEVQTESKEQ; via the exons ATGCCTATTGACTATTCTAAGTGGGGAAAAATTGAGGTATCTGATGATGAGGATGATACTCATCCTAATATAGATACACCGTCATTATTTAGATGGAGACACCAGGCACGTCTAGAAAGGATGGCTGAACAAGAGAAACAAAAAAAGGATTTGgagaatgaaaaaaaagatattaatgtTCACATTACT GAGTTGAAAGCAAAACTTGAAGACACTACATTAGATGATACTCAAAAGGATGAGTATCAAAAGAAACTTGATACTTTTCTTAAGCAGTTAAATGACTTTAAAGataaagaaaagaaatttgAGGAGATGCTATCTAAGCAACCATGGAATGTTGATACAATAAGTACAGAAAAGTTCTCTAAATCTcgtattaacaaaaaaaatgaggACTCATATAAGCCAAAGACTCCAGAGGATGCATATGAAAATATGCAAAGTGTATTAACGAAACATAAGAAAGAAATAGAAATGTATAAAAAGTGCAATGGTATTTCAGAGGTTTCTAATTGTTTACGAACATATCCAGAAATTGTTTGTGAAGAGGTTGCTAATTACCTTACTCTTGAAGCCTTAAATCATGCAATAATGGAGGAGGAACCTGATTTAGTTCGTGTTGCTACTAATGTTCAATATATGCAATATATAATACAGTTGGCTGGAGAATTAAAGATTCCTCCAAATACTTATGTTATGGTCAATCGTTTCTTTGATAAAGTTATGCAAACTAATGAGGTATTCAAGAGAGATCACGCTATTCAATTggatgaatttttaaataaactcCGTCATCGTGGTAAAGTTAAGAGGGATGAAGCTTTACAAGAAATTGAGGCTGAAGAGAAAGCagaaagaattaaaaatagtcCCAAAGGTATTGATCCTTTGGAAGTTCTCGAATCTTTACCAGAGGAGATGAGAGTATGTTTTGAGGAGAGGGACATTGAGAAATTACAGCAAGTTGCCACAACAATGGATCCTGAAGTTTTCAAGCACCACTTCCAAAGATGCAAAGATTCTGGTTTGTGGGTTGCTAACGAGGATGAATCTAATGAAGATTGTGAACAAGGAGATGAAGTACAAACAGAAAGTAAAGAACAATAA
- a CDS encoding T-complex 11 family-containing protein — MSSKDDKKVEDDCKKEGEDDKSKPLHINIGDGSINFLPDWVGGSSPARFITAEEILSMNRTIEKMMIAHEIAVDPDFTIAKFTEPSTPLHRQVRDCLHKAYFDSLRDASFSNEESIKARYKEDMLDIFKTIRHQMLEVIPMSAITIQSEIKGLLDDEILRNQSDENIIDYYELTTKALTIVSKLCAANRDEMVGEALDEKELYEKIKKTLNVLKVMKIDYEDFALYQKRQLFMQHSCDYEREQFLKLLEVDKNAANITYQWLKKVFEGSEYSVLATLSNTEVSEVITQAYMCLLTQNPEEYPETFKFDEERLRKSSLEYYCLTILLTSIFIATNLSGKDIAEKKDFKKQLKRDLIALLDDLSFDNLKEKLESIYLQSNLEISKAAESFGSNHWSESQSKELKEQILSIENPNNPVRKIAASRISIFIQAIISERGQNNCRVPNGLSVIQDELIAMAKSFLYYVSHNRKTYGVLYGSFIDKMAKQS, encoded by the exons ATGTCTTCAAAGGATGATAAAAAAGTAGAGGATGATTGCAAAAAAGAAGGAGAAGATGATAAATCTAAACCACTTCATATTAATATTGGAGATGGTTCTATAAATTTTCTACCTGATTGGGTTGGag gaTCTTCACCAGCACGTTTTATTACTGCCGAAGAGATATTGTCAATGAATAGGACAATAGAAAAAATGATGATTGCACATGAAATTGCTGTAGATCCAGATTTTACAATTGCCAAATTTACTGAACCATCAACTCCTCTACATCGTCAAGTTAGAGATTGTCTTCACAAAGCTTACTTCGACTCATTAAGGGATGCTTCATTTAGTAATGAAGAAAGTATCAAAGCTCGATATAAGGAAGATATgttagatatttttaaaacaattagaCACCAGATGTTAGAAGTTATTCCAATGTCTGCAATAACCATACAAAGTGAAATTAAAGGTTTGTTAGATGATGAAATTCTAAGAAATCAAAGtgatgaaaatataattgattATTATGAATTAACAACTAAAGCATTAACAATAGTATCAAAATTATGTGCTGCTAATAGAGATGAGATGGTTGGAGAAGCTTTAGATGAAAAAGAATtgtatgaaaaaataaaaaagacactaaatgtattaaaagtTATGAAAATTGATTATGAAGATTTTGCTTTATACCAAAAAAGACAACTTTTCATGCAACATTCATGTGACTATGAAAGagaacaatttttaaaattacttgaGGTCGACAAAAATGCAGCAAATATAACTTACCAATGGTTAAAGAAAGTTTTTGAAGGATCAGAGTATAGTGTACTAGCAACTTTATCCAATACAGAAGTTTCTGAAGTTATTACTCAAGCATATATGTGTTTATTAACACAAAATCCGGAAGAGTATCCagaaacttttaaatttgacGAAGAAAGGTTAAGAAAAAGTTCCTTGGAATATTACTGTTTAACAATTTTACTAACATCAATATTTATTGCTACAAATTTATCTGGTAAAGATATAgctgaaaaaaaagattttaaaaaacaattaaaaagagATTTAATAGCATTATTAGATGATTTATCATTTGACAATTTAAAAGAGAAATTAGaaagtatttatttacaaagcAATCTTGAAATATCAAAAGCTGCTGAATCTTTTGGTTCAAATCACTGGAGTGAAAGTCAAAGCAAAGAATTAAAAGAACAAATTTTAAGTATTGAAAACCCAAACAATCCTGTTAGAAAAATTGCTGCTTCCAGaattagtatttttattcaagCTATTATTTCGGAAAGAGGTCAAAATAACTGTCGAGTTCCTAATGGTCTCAGTGTCATTCAGGATGAGTTAATTGCTATGGCTAAAAGTTTTCTATATTATGTTAGTCATAACAGAAAAACTTATGGTGTTTTATATGGTTCTTTTATCGACAAAATGGCTAAGCAAtcctaa
- a CDS encoding Protein Hikeshi — translation MSIAGYFCYLRRKQQNKPNYSIENYIYNFPIMTSNVFGALVVGRSVNANFEIVSPTNFLCTIQDNTNISHIVVFLTGVEAFPAGYGGSIYMRWANIGNTDPAWHYLGAITNDKPSAMFKVGNLYDKEPTHSNIFSQQNIFTLSHNCCQIGIQVEPENEINQRTTSEGVKPSMEGEMTEFCRKMLSNFFNYCQSFITTVPNSNGFGQSSEVIPAKCLEQWYNKFDSRMKANPKFWKDLN, via the exons ATGTCTATTGCGGGAtacttttgttatttaaggagaaaacaacaaaataaaCCAAACTACAG tatagaaaattatatatacaattttcCAATAATGACAAGTAATGTTTTTGGGGCCTTAGTTGTTGGGAGAAGT gTGAATGCAAATTTTGAGATTGTTTCACCAACAAATTTTCTTTGTACTATTCAAGACAACACTAATATATCTCATATAGTTGTATTTTTGACAGGAGTTGAGGCCTTCCCAGCAGGATATGGTGGATCAA TTTATATGAGATGGGCAAATATAGGAAATACAGATCCTGCTTGGCATTATTTAGGAGCAATTACAAATGACAAGCCAAGTGCTATGTTTAAAGTTGGTAAT TTGTATGATAAAGAACCAACTCactcaaatatattttctcaacaaaatatatttactttatcTCATAATTGTTGTCAGATTGGTATTCAAGTAGAGCCAGAGAATGAGATTAATCAAAGAACAACTTCTGAAGGAGTCAAACCATCTATGGAAGGGGAAATGACAGAGTTTTGCAGAAAGATGTTATCTAACTTTTTCAATTACTGTCAGTCCTTTATTACTACCGTACCAAATAGCAATGGTTTTGGACAAAGTAGTGAGGTGATTCCTGCTAAGTGTCTTGAACAGTggtataataaatttgatagTCGTATGAAGGCAAACCCAAAGTTTTGGAAAGatcttaattaa